GGCGTCCTTTCGGCTCTGATGAAAACCGCCTATGCGGCGGCAAACATAGCGCGGATAGCCGCCCTTGTGCTCACCTTTGGCAATGTGATACGAGAGCGGCGCATAGACCTTCTCCACTGCAACGGGACGATAGCGAAAATAACGGGCGCGTTCACGGGAATGCTGCACGGCGTGCCCGTGGTGTGGCATGTGCGCAACATTCAGCAGACGCCGTTTATGAAGTTTCTAATCACGCGCCTTGCCCGCGCGGACGCGGTAAAAAGGATTATCTGCGTTTCCGAGGCCACCGCCGTTCAGTTCGGAGGCAACCCCAAGGTTCGTGTCATACACAACGGAATTGACACCGAAGAGTTTGACCCCGCCGCGCCGCGCGCGCAAACGGTCAGGCGGGAGTATCAAATCCCGAACGGCGCGGTGGTGGTGGGAAACACCGGCAGGGTGGTTCCACGCAAGGGTTACGGGCGCTTCGTTGAAGCGGCGGCGGCGCTGCTCAAAGACCCCGGACTGAAAACCGCTCTGAGATTCGTGATAGTGGGAGACACGCCGGGCTTTTTTGTGGGCAACCATCTGTCCGAAATAAAAGAGAAAGTGGAGCGCATGGGCATAGCGGACAACTTCATCTTCACCGGCTTCAGGAAAAACGTGACGGACTGCCTGCCGGACTTTGACATATTCCTCATCCCCTCAAACTATCCCGACCCGTTCCCGCGCTCCGTCATAGAAGCAATGTGTTTTGCCTTGCCGGTTGTCGGCTTTGCAATCGGGGGGATAGAGGAATCGGTGGAGGACGGTGTTACGGGACTGCTCAGCCCGCCCGGAGACACCCGCCACATGACTGAAAACCTCCGCCGGCTGATTGAAGACGCCGGGATGAGAAAGTCCATGGGAAGCGCCGCGAGAAAGCGCGTCCGCGCGCTGTATCAGGCAAGGGAGAAAACCGCAGAGATTCAGGCGGTTCTGCTTGAAGCGGCGGAGGTTTGAGGGGCTTTTCCTCACTGTCATTTTCCGCCGGAATCCTTCCTTTTTCTGAAAAACAGCCGCACGGGTGTGCCCTCAAAGCCGAACTCATCCCTGAGGCAACGTTCAAAATATCTTGCGTAATGGCGGGGAATGGAGGCGCTCAGCGCGTTTGTGAAAACCACAAAGGCGGGCGGACGGACGCCCACCTGACTCATGTAATACGCCTTGAACTCGCGCCCCTTGAAAACCGACGGCCCGCGCGCGACCGTTTTTTTGAGAAAATCGTTCAGTTTTCTTGTGGAGATTTTAGCGCCGTGCCGGGAGGCGGCCCTGCGGACGGCGGCAAAGAGGCTGCGTATGCCGCCGCCCTGAAGAGCTGAAAGTTTTACGACCGGCGCGAAATGCAACGCGCCGCCCAGCCGCCGGACGGTTTTCTCCGCTATGTCGCCCGCCTCCTCCTCCATTCCATCGGGCGCAAGGTCCCACTTATTGAGCGCGATAACGGCCGCCTTCCCCCTGTCCTCTATAATGGAGGCAATCCGGGTGTCCTGACGCGAAGGCCCCCCGGCCGCGTCTATCATCAAAACCGCCGCAT
This sequence is a window from Candidatus Dadabacteria bacterium. Protein-coding genes within it:
- a CDS encoding glycosyltransferase family 4 protein; this encodes MENGEKRVLFINHSVRDGGPGRSLFYILKHLDRNSVRPFVLIPRDDIFSERLKEHGIYRDVIVDSRFPDGLFRPFWNSLPGRVSWRGPLGGVLSALMKTAYAAANIARIAALVLTFGNVIRERRIDLLHCNGTIAKITGAFTGMLHGVPVVWHVRNIQQTPFMKFLITRLARADAVKRIICVSEATAVQFGGNPKVRVIHNGIDTEEFDPAAPRAQTVRREYQIPNGAVVVGNTGRVVPRKGYGRFVEAAAALLKDPGLKTALRFVIVGDTPGFFVGNHLSEIKEKVERMGIADNFIFTGFRKNVTDCLPDFDIFLIPSNYPDPFPRSVIEAMCFALPVVGFAIGGIEESVEDGVTGLLSPPGDTRHMTENLRRLIEDAGMRKSMGSAARKRVRALYQAREKTAEIQAVLLEAAEV